In Thermococcus sp. M39, the genomic stretch CCCTTTGTAGCATAAGCCCCCATCTCAACGAATTCCTCAATCGTGAAGGCAAATTCAGGAACAGAGCTTTGAGGGACGTACGTTATGAATTTTGCTCTATCTTTGGGTTTTAGCTCAAGCAAATTGACGTTATCAAGCTTTACGTATCCTCTTGGATTGAGAATTCCAACCATACATTTGAGCAGAGTTGATTTTCCCGCCCCATTAGGTCCGATAACTGTCAAAAGACGTTCCTTTTGAGTGGAAAATTCCACATCTTTCAGAACTTCTCGCCTTCCATATGAGAAAGTTATCTTAACTTCAAGCATAAAGCTCACCTCTTTTGCGCTTCATAAGGAGATAGATAAAGAAAGGTGCTCCAAATAGGGCAGTGACTATCCCTACTGGAATTTCAGCTGGTTTTAGGATTATTCTCGCAAGCAAATCTGCAAAGACCATTAACGAACCTCCAAAGAGTGCCGCCGCTGGCAAAAGCTTCTTGTGATTTGGTCCAAACACTAAACGCATGGCATGAGGGCTTACAAGCCCAACAAATCCAATTATTCCGCTTGTTGCAACAGCAAATGCTGTCAGTAAAGAAATCACGAATATTATAATCTTCCTATAAAAATTCAAATCTAATCCAAGTGCTATGCTCTCTTCTCCAAAGAGCAAGAGGTTCAGTTCTTTCCACTTGAACATTAAGAATGAAAACCCAACGACAGAGGATATAAGAACAAGCTTAACATCATCCCACGTTGTTCCGTTAAAAGTCCCCATGAGCCAGAAAATAGCCAAATGTATTCTTTCCCTTCCAACATAGAGAAGATAGGAAGTAACAGCATGTGCAAAAAACCCAAAAGCTATTCCCGCTAATAGGAGCGTATCTACCGGGATATGCCCATTGATTTTTGAGATGTTATATACGATGGTAACTGAAATTAAAGCCCCAATAAGGGCAAAAGCCCCCATATGCATTGGAGAGTATAAAGCAGCCAAAGCTACGCCCACAGCGGCGCCTCCGCTTATTCCCAAAATATAGGGGTCTGCGAGGGGATTTTTAAAGAAAGCTTGTGAAGCTGTTCCAGCTGAAGCTAAGCTTAAACCCACTAAATATGCAAGCAGCACACGAGGCAGTCTTATTTGAAGTATTATTGTCTCGGTTGTGTCAAGTTTTTCAGGGCTATATACTGCCAATTTTAAATTTTCAAGCGTGAATGCACTGAGAATTTGAGAAGGGGACAGACTAACTGATCCAAAAGCTATCCCAATGAGGACAAGCACAATTGATGAGAAAATTAATGCTATGAACTTTTTCATGCTCTCCCTCTGGATTATTTGTCCATCCTTGTCTTAAAAACCTAACCCAGCAAAAGAATAAATACTATGAGCGTCAACAATAACATTGGTGGTGCAGATGAGAAATGTATGCGTCTCTTTTTTAATACTGATAATCATTCTAGGTATTATTCCTTCTGCAAGCGCTGAAGTGGTTGCCTTCATAAAGAATCCACGCCCTCCGATTGTAATTGTAGGAAATCCATATCCAAAATTCTTCACAATCCAGCCAAATAACTCTTACACAGTTTACCTTTATGGCATTGATGATGTTGGTATTGCAAAAATTGGAATTTACTACAGAGTTAACAGAGGGGAATGGAAGTGGCTCTATGCTACAAGGGCCACGATAAACGAGAATGAGAGTATATACAATGAGATAACAAGCAAGTTCTTAACTCAAGATTTCAACTTCACGACTTTTTACGGAAAAGTCACACTACCACCTCAGCCTGCAGGGACGCTGGTCGAGTTCAAAGCAGTTGTTGAAGATGAGGAAGGCCATATAGTTGAGAGTCCTATAGGGCTCTACTTTGTCGCGAATCCTAATGGGAAAAAGATTCTCATTGTTGACCCCTCTTTGAAGTTCTGGGCAATGATAGAGAATCTCAAAGATTTAGAACTGATGGTTAATCTCTCGTCTGAAAGATATGATTACAATATGAGTGATTATGAAAAGCTAATTCCTTTGCTTAAGCCATTTGTAAATCATTCAAGCTTTTTAAACTTTCATAACTGGCAGTATTTAGCTGAAGACTATAATATTGCGATAATACCTCCTGAGGAATTGTCAAGTGCTCTAGCAGATTTTAAGCCGGATGTGATTATTCTATCCAATTTGTGGATGAGTGAGTGGGGCATTTCAAAGGAAAGCATGGGTAAGCTCCTAAAGTATTTGAGAGAAAACAACGCGGGGCTGATAGTCACCCATGGAACTCTCTACGACGGCATGGTGCTTGATGATAAGCCGATCTACCTAGGGCCAACTGCTCACATTGGAGGATTTGAGGCTTATGAAAACGGTAGCATAGCCACAGCTTTGGGATTGGAGCTTCTACCTTTCATTGAAGAGGTTAAGCTTAGGGCCATTGAATTTGGAAAGTCTTATTTGGCTGAGACACCATCAATTCTGCCATTTATACCCTCAACTGCTAAGCTGGGGATAAAGAATAAGGAGATTATCAAGAGTGCCTCGCTTCTTGAATTTGCAGACGGAACAAGAGCCGCTTTTGGATGGGAGTATTTGTTGCCTCCCAAAAGTCTGAAGTTTGCAAAGGATAGGATTAGAAACTTAAAGAGCGAAGTAAAAGATGACATTAAAGAATTTACCGATCTCCAAGGAGAACTTTTTGGGTATTCAAACTATTTCAGGAGTATATCTGCACTTGATTTCACACTGGTTGACAAAATAGTTGATTCAGAAATCCTGGACGACAAAATTGTTGTTCCTGTGGGATTTGAAACTCTCAACTTAGCAGCAACCCAAGATGTCATTGAAAGGGTTAGGCTGTTAAAGGCAATTAATCGTGACATAATCAACATAGCAGCACTTTCACCTGATTACATAGGTGCAATAATCACTAGAGATCAAAAGCACAGAGGCGATGGGTTTAGGAGTGCATACATTTCATTTGAAATTGAAGCGGGAGAAAATAAAGAATTTGAGGTTTTAAAGGATTTGATTGAGTGGGCCTCACAGTTCAAGCCTATTCAGACGTTTGCCCCAATTGTGCAGGCAGTTGTTCTTGCCAATGACATTGATTGGAAAATAAAGGGAGAGAATCTTAAAGAACATTTGGAAAATCTTGGGGCGACAGTTGTCAGAGTAAAACCTGAGGAATTCGAGAAGTACAAGGATTCAAAGCTTATAATAATCCTTGGAGGTCCGAAAGCATATGATGGAGTAGGGGATTACGTGAAACAAGCACTGAGCTTAGAAGAGCAAGAAAGAGTAATTAAAGAAGAGCAAGGGATATTCATTAAAAGAGATGTCTGGGCAGAAAAACAAATCGTGATAATTCTTGCTGGAAAGGATAGAAATCAAACCGGAGAAAAAGTAGGTAGATACATAAGTGGGGTAAATGAGAAATACATAAATCTCCTTGCAGAGTTCTTTGTTAGCTGAACACTCTTCATTTTTCTGTGACATAGCTTTAGAAACTTCTTTGAGTTATAAGAACAAAACGTAAAAAATAAATATCTCGACGGTCATCACAGCACATCGATGAAGATATCAGAGGAAGTAGAGGTGTACATGCATGATGGATATTGTCAAAAGGATTTGGGATGGGATTAAATTTGGAGAAACTGTATTAGTAGAGCACCCTGCTACAACACCAACAGCCATAGGTCTGTGCCGTTTAGTAAAGTGGGCTAAAAAGAAGGGGTATGATATAATAATAGATGACATCTTAGATGCCCTTTATTTATACAAAATGCAGATGAAATTGTCTGGATGTGGAGATGACATTTTGGATGATGTCAAAGTTATTAAAGAAGGTGGAAGATTGGAAGTTGGAAAGGTTGTTAAAAGACTTTCAATAAAAGAGCCAGTAATTCAAGAACGAGAATACAGAAGGATCTTTGATCCCCTCTTGAAGGGACAAGTGATTAATCCAGTTGTGGGTTTTGAAAAACTGCTTCTTCTAGCTAATTCTAAACAGGACATCCTAACTCTCGTGAATGGTGTCCTCTCATTTGTTGGAGACGAACGAAAGATATCATTTTATTTCATTAATACTGATGTATTGGAAGATATGACTCCAAGAATCTTGCCGTTGCTGGAAGAAGTTGCAACCACAGTAATTAGGGTGACTAAAGAAGGAAGAGACTTTACTCTTGCCGTTATAAAATCGGTAAACAATGAAATCGAAGGAATGAGAATAAAGGTGTAGCTAATATGTCTGAGCTTATTTTGGGTATTTCTTGCTGGCAGTTCTTCTTTTTAATGCTTCTGTAATTTTTATCTTTCTATGATGGGCGGCAAATTGTTCAAAATTCGAAACAAGAATTTCTACAATGCCCTCCCGTAATTAGATGTTGATGAGCGTGTACAGCTCCGGAGTGGCTTGTTCGCAAAATGAAGGACAGTGAATTTTGTTTGGGTGAGTTTCTAGAAATGCGGCTATTTACTGCCCAAAAATCTTTAATAATATGCCAGTTTCTAGAATAGTGGAGTTGCTTGTAAAACAGCAGGTGGGGGTTTTTGGTGCCCCGGCCGGGATTTGAACCCGGGGCGCGGGCTCGAAAGGCCCGCATGTTTGACCGGGCTACACCACCGGGGCGTCCAATATCTTAACCCTTAAGTCCATTTAAAAAGTTTTCGTTATCCCTGAATAGTGCTAAGCAAATTGCCCTTTATGTTTGATTATCAAGATTATGATAAAATTTACCTCACATAAGCTCTTCATTCATTTAGACTGAGCAAGTTACGAGTATAGAGTGAACCTCCGGAAGAAATGTCTTCTAAGGCGTCCGGTTATTCTTAATTCTCGTCAGTTCTACCACAATACTTATTAACTTTTGAAACATATAATATAAATTAAGGGATAAATGTGTTGTATGGTGGAGGGATATGGATAACGTTGAGTTTGAAATTGAAGTGTCTAAAAGGATATCTCAAAAGCTAAAAGAGTCCCTAACTTCATTATGTTCAGCTTTAAAAATAACGTTTTCAAGTGAAGAGTTTGAAATACTTAGAGGGAATGTGAATCTCAGCAAAATTGGACAATTTCTCTTAACAGTAGCTGATATTCTCGAAATCCCTGCTGAAATTCCTTTGATTATTAAGGGAGACAAAATGGTAATCAGCAATGCGTTTGTTAAGACAATAAGGATAGATGATAAAAATGTTCCATTGGCGCTTGTTGAGTGGTATAGGGGGAGAGAATTGGCCGGAATTGAAATTTACCTGAGAGATGCTCACAAATACAGCAATTATTTCGACTTCTTAGTTGGGGAGGCTCTTAATTTGCTAGCCGAATTTAGGAGCGTGAAACTCTTGGAACTTCAACGCAATAACAAGAGTGTGAATGTAAAAGCTTTTGCTAAAGAAGGACGGTTCTTTCAAAACTCAAAGCTCATCATGGAGACGGACTTAACCTTGGAAGGTGTTATTGAATTAGGCAGTCAAGAGCTATTTGGGACTTTTAAGCATCTAAAGGCGATAACTAAAGATGGAAAATCTTATATTTTTGATTTCGACAATAGAACACATGCTCGGAGTGAAAGTTCCTAAAAAAGAGGGCGAGAAAGCAAGGAGAAAACTTTTGGAGCTCGGCATTTTGGATAAAAGCTACAAAGTTAAGCAAGAAGGCGAGTTTTTAGTATTTCCTGTCAAAGCTCCAATTGAAGGATTTGAAATCGTTGAGGCTGATTTTGAGAAAGCTGAAAAGAAACCACACAGCTACCGTGAGGTAGTTAAAGTCCCTGAAGAAGTGAGGAGCCTCTTACCTTCATCCTTTGACATAATTGGAGACATAGCAATAATTGAACTTCCAGAGGAGCTTGTGCAGTATGGAAAGCAAATTGGAGAGGCGATTTTAAAAGTTCACAAGCATATAAAAGCTGTTTTTGCAAAGGGAAGTAAAATTTCCGGAGAGTTTAGAGTTAGAGAACTTATTCATTTAGCGGGGGAAAAGAGAACAGAGACCCTGCATAAAGAAAATGGAATAAAGCTTAAGCTGGATGTTGCGAGGGTTTATTTCTCTCCTCGCTTAGCTACAGAAAGAATGAGAGTCTTTAAAAAAGCTAAAGAAGGAGAAATAGTCTTTGATATGTTTGCTGGTGTTGGTCCTTATTCAATTTTGCTTGCAAAAAAAGTTAGGCTCGTTTTTGCATGCGACATTAATCCCTGGGCGGTAAAATATTTAGAAGAGAACAAGAGACTGAATAAAACGCTTAATGTAATTCCAATTTTAGGGGATGTCAGAAAAGTTGCTGGTCAGATTAAAGCTGATAGAGTCATTATGAACTTACCAAAGTTCGCACATGAATTTTTAAGAGAGGCTATGTTAAGCGTAAAGAGCGGGGGGATAGTACACTATTATGGATTTTCCCATGAAGATAACTTGTTTGGAGAACATGAGGAGAAAATCAAAACTGTTGCGAGAGAGCTTGGGAAGAGGGTTGAATTCTTGGAGAGAAGGAAAGTGAGACCCTATGCCCCTTACCAGTACAACATTGCTATTGATTTTAGGGTGCTCTAATGTAAAAACGTCAAATTGCTCCAAGTGGAGGGGAGTCTGAAGAAGCTTTTTTAATTTTCTTACTCCTTGCTTCTATGAATTTTACTAAGAATTCTTCATCGAACTTAAGCTTTCTCCCGTCTAGATAAGCCTTGTATATCTCAAGAGCATCTTCATCTCGAATTTTCTCAAGGATATTCATGATGTCATTCTTTTTGAGACTTTTTGCTCCGTTAATTAGAGCCAAAAGTCTCACAGTCTCTCCAGCTAATATATGCATCAGCTTTGAATTTCCCTTAGATCTTTTGATCAGCTTTAAAATCCGCTCTATTCTCCAGCCCAAAAGATCTTCAAATTTGTATTCTGGCAGAATATCAGCTATGTCCTTACCATAAACGACAATGTGGTTTTCAAGAAAATCCTCTTGATAGATTGTCAAAAACTTGAAAGGAACACCTTTTGACAGTGGATCGCTTATATTCTCCAGATATTCCCATGCTAAGTCAACTTCAACAGCATTGATTTCTTTGGTGCAATACTCCAAGATTTGCTTGAGCTTTGAAATAACTGACTCATCTTTTACTATCACGGCAAAAAAGTCCAAGTCACTTACATTTTCGATGAAATCCCCTCTTACAAATGAACCATAAAGAATTAGGGAATAAAGTTCATTTTTTAGTCTAGTATCTTGGATGATCTGCTTTTTAATGCACTCTAAAAACGCCATAACTATCACGGCTCTTTAAGCTTTGGCTTCGGTTCAGCCAAGCTTATAGTTCCGTTAATTTTCTTAAATGAGACTCCATTAATAACGTTGCTTGGTAAGGGCACAGCTTTCCCCTTTTCATCCTCCACTATCCAATTTATTTTGTCTCCTATTTCTACATCAAGAGCTTTGATAATCCCGACGGGCCCTTCAATGATGTATTTTGCAGCATCTCTAGGCATATAAACGCGCCATGGTTTTGCTTTTTTGAAATCAACGACTTCTCTCGCTGAGTTCAGAAATATGACGTCAATGCTTTGAAACATGAAGAACATATGTATTGAGGCGTTTGTCCTTGTTTCAGCTGGCAGAATGAACACGAGGGCATAATTGATATTGGGAGTGAGCATTAATCCTTTAAACCGTTTGAAAAAGGTGTCTGCTAATTTGACTTTTCCGTGCCAGACTTTGTTCTTGGTTTCGTTGATTAGCATGTTTTATAATTATAAAGTCATGATTGATAAAGTTTCCGAGAGGTAAAATTAAAGACAAGCTTAGAAAAAGCAGAAATTAAAGCTCCCCTTTCAGAGCTTTCTCTCCAAGTTCAAATCCTTTGTGAAGTGCTTTCAAGTTTATCTGCTCCGTTCCTTTTGGAACAGCATCCAAGACGGCCTTTTCTATTGCCTCTTTACTCACAATTCCGGTTATTGTTACGAGGAGACCCAACGTTAATATATTCATCGTTAAGCTGAGTCCTGTAGTTTCTTCAGCAATTTCAGTGAGTGGAAGTGCATAGACTTTGAGCTTGAGCTTTTTCTCTACTTCTTCATTTCTATGAGGGATCAAATCCTTTTCAAGAATCAATACGGCACCTTCCCTCAGCTGGCTGAGATATTTTGAGTAAGCCTCTTGCGAGAGGAAGATTGCATAATCTGGGTGCAGAGTCTTGGGATAATCAATTGGTTCGTCGCTTATAACTACTTCAGCTCTGCTCGCTCCCCCTCTAGATTCTGGACCATAAGATTGGGTTTGCACAGCGTAAAGACCTTCATAAACTGCCGCAGCTCTCCCAAGGATTACACTTGCCAAAATGACACCTTGACCACCAAAACCGCTGATAAGGACTTCTTTCCTCATTCTTCCCACCCCATCATTTTCTTTGCCCTTTTCTTGTATGCTTCATACTCCTCATCTAAGCTCGGTCTGTCTCTGTCGACAAACTCGCCAATGACGATCTTGCCTTCAAGCTCTTCTGGACTCATGTTCTTTGCCTTGCTTATCGGCACTGTAATCTTGTTGTACCACTTTATCAGCTCTGGAGCAGTCTTCATTCTGTTTCTCCTTCCAAAGCTGATTGGACATGGTGATAGGAACTCAACTAAGCTGAAACCTTTCTTCTGTAAAGCCTTCTTTATGCTGTTTATACCTTGAATATAGTTAAAAACAGTCCATCTCGCGACATAGTTTGCTCCAGCGGCAACAGCTAATTCAGCAATGTCAAACGGATTCTCGAAGCTCCCATATGGTGCAGTTGTTCCCCTTAAGCCCTTCAGGGTTGTTGGAGCTACTTGTCCTCCGGTCATTCCATAGGTGAAGTTGTTGATGAGTATCACAGTCACATCCAGATTTCTCCTGATTGCATGAATGAAGTGGTTTCCGCCTATTGCTGCTGTATCCCCGTCTCCCATAAATGCTATAACTTTCAAATCTGGTCTTGCCATCTTTATTCCAGTAGCAAATGCCAAAGCCCTTCCGTGAGTTGTGTGAAGACCATCAAAGTCCACAAATCCCGGGACTCTCGAGGAACAGCCTATTCCGCTCACCCAGACTACCTCGTCTTTACTCCAGCCGAGCTCATCAATTGCTCTAAGCGTGTACTGCAAGACGGTACCAATACCACAGCCAGGACAGAAAATCGTCGGGAGCATATCCTTTCTTAGATATTTATCCCTAATTTCATAACTGAGCTTGAAGCGCATACTTCACACCCCGCATTCGCACTTTTTAACCTCTCTAACAATCTCATGTGGAGTATGAACTTCCCCACCAATCTTTGGAATAAGCTCGACTCTCGCCTTTCCATTTGCTCCCTCTTTAACAAGGTGATATAATTGTCCGAGGTTCATCTCCGGAACGTAGATTGCGTGAACTTGCTCTGCTATCTTTTCAATCATCTCGAAGTCAAAGGGCCAGACAACGTTGAGCTTGAGCAATCCAGCTTTAATACCCTCGTTGCGGAGCATTTTCACAGCTCTGACTGCAGAACGGGCAACAATTCCATAGCTTATTATAGCAACTTCGGCATCATCGAGCTCAAAAGTCTCGTAATCAATGATATCCTTCTTGTTCTTCTCAATCTTGTTTACGATTCTCTCAATAAGCTTACGATGAATCTCAGCATCAACTGTCTTTGGTCTCCCTTTCTCATCGTGGGTGAGTCCGGTAACATAAGTGCGATATCCTTTTCCAAAGATTGGCATTGGAGGTATCAAATCGCCGTGAATATCGCCAAATGGATACTTTGCTTCCTCTTCATTTGCTGGTAATTTGCGATAAACGAGCTCTATATCCTCGGGATTTGGGATGTCAACTTTTTCACGCATGTGTCCAACTTCTGCATCTGTAAGCAGAATAACGGGCGTTCTATATTTTTCAGCTAAGTTGAATGCTCTAATGGTCATATCAAAAGCTTCCTGAACAGTCGCTGGGGTTAACACTATTAAACTGTGGTCTCCGTGAGTTCCCCAAATTGCCTGCATGACGTCTCCCTGAGCCGCTAAAGTAGGCTGACCCGTTGAGGGTCCGCTTCTTTGGACGTCAACGACGACTATTGGAGTTTCAGTCATGATTGCATAACCAAGATTCTCCATCATCAAGCTAAATCCCGGACCACTCGTAGCAGTCATGGCTTTAGCTCCAACCCATGAAGCACCAATAATAGCAGCAATGCTTGCTAATTCATCCTCCATTTGAATACATACGCCATCAACAAGAGGCATGTAGAGAGCCATTGCTTCAAAAATCTCGCTTGCTGGTGTGATTGGATAGCCTGCATAAAATCTACACCCAGCTAAAATAGCTGCCCTTGCTATGGCTTCATCACCTTGTATGAAATCACTTTTGCCAACGGGGAAGGGGTATTTCATTTCAATCCCTCCTCATAACCAACCCTAAATGCTTTCAAATTAATCTCTTCAGTCCCTTTCGGGACTCTCCTCCTTATGGCCTCTTCAACACTCTCTTTCTTAACAACTCCAGTCTTAGCAACTAAATAGCCGAGAGCAACCATGTTCACAGTTAAAGCCAATCCGGTTGTTTCTTCAGCAATCCTCGTAAAAGGAGCACCTATAAACTCCCTATCTGGCTTAACTAAATCCGTGTCAACTATCAAAAGCCCATCTTCTTTGAGTGAGTCTTTTGTAGTGTTATAGCCGAGCTGAGCCAAAGCCACAAGGACATCAGCCTTGGTGACAATTAAGTTATAGATTGGTTCTTTTGATATGATCACATCTGCTATCGAGTGCCCTCCTCTTGAGGCTGAGCTGTAATCTTGAGTCTGAACAACATTTAGTCCTTCAATTGCAGCAGCTTCACCCAAAATTACACCAGCTAAAACAACACC encodes the following:
- a CDS encoding class I SAM-dependent methyltransferase family protein, producing MLGVKVPKKEGEKARRKLLELGILDKSYKVKQEGEFLVFPVKAPIEGFEIVEADFEKAEKKPHSYREVVKVPEEVRSLLPSSFDIIGDIAIIELPEELVQYGKQIGEAILKVHKHIKAVFAKGSKISGEFRVRELIHLAGEKRTETLHKENGIKLKLDVARVYFSPRLATERMRVFKKAKEGEIVFDMFAGVGPYSILLAKKVRLVFACDINPWAVKYLEENKRLNKTLNVIPILGDVRKVAGQIKADRVIMNLPKFAHEFLREAMLSVKSGGIVHYYGFSHEDNLFGEHEEKIKTVARELGKRVEFLERRKVRPYAPYQYNIAIDFRVL
- a CDS encoding 2-oxoacid:ferredoxin oxidoreductase subunit gamma, whose protein sequence is MRKEVLISGFGGQGVILASVILGRAAAVYEGLYAVQTQSYGPESRGGASRAEVVISDEPIDYPKTLHPDYAIFLSQEAYSKYLSQLREGAVLILEKDLIPHRNEEVEKKLKLKVYALPLTEIAEETTGLSLTMNILTLGLLVTITGIVSKEAIEKAVLDAVPKGTEQINLKALHKGFELGEKALKGEL
- a CDS encoding 2-oxoacid:ferredoxin oxidoreductase subunit beta gives rise to the protein MRFKLSYEIRDKYLRKDMLPTIFCPGCGIGTVLQYTLRAIDELGWSKDEVVWVSGIGCSSRVPGFVDFDGLHTTHGRALAFATGIKMARPDLKVIAFMGDGDTAAIGGNHFIHAIRRNLDVTVILINNFTYGMTGGQVAPTTLKGLRGTTAPYGSFENPFDIAELAVAAGANYVARWTVFNYIQGINSIKKALQKKGFSLVEFLSPCPISFGRRNRMKTAPELIKWYNKITVPISKAKNMSPEELEGKIVIGEFVDRDRPSLDEEYEAYKKRAKKMMGWEE
- a CDS encoding 2-oxoacid:acceptor oxidoreductase subunit alpha, whose translation is MKYPFPVGKSDFIQGDEAIARAAILAGCRFYAGYPITPASEIFEAMALYMPLVDGVCIQMEDELASIAAIIGASWVGAKAMTATSGPGFSLMMENLGYAIMTETPIVVVDVQRSGPSTGQPTLAAQGDVMQAIWGTHGDHSLIVLTPATVQEAFDMTIRAFNLAEKYRTPVILLTDAEVGHMREKVDIPNPEDIELVYRKLPANEEEAKYPFGDIHGDLIPPMPIFGKGYRTYVTGLTHDEKGRPKTVDAEIHRKLIERIVNKIEKNKKDIIDYETFELDDAEVAIISYGIVARSAVRAVKMLRNEGIKAGLLKLNVVWPFDFEMIEKIAEQVHAIYVPEMNLGQLYHLVKEGANGKARVELIPKIGGEVHTPHEIVREVKKCECGV
- a CDS encoding DUF257 family protein; translation: MMDIVKRIWDGIKFGETVLVEHPATTPTAIGLCRLVKWAKKKGYDIIIDDILDALYLYKMQMKLSGCGDDILDDVKVIKEGGRLEVGKVVKRLSIKEPVIQEREYRRIFDPLLKGQVINPVVGFEKLLLLANSKQDILTLVNGVLSFVGDERKISFYFINTDVLEDMTPRILPLLEEVATTVIRVTKEGRDFTLAVIKSVNNEIEGMRIKV
- a CDS encoding DUF192 domain-containing protein, whose amino-acid sequence is MLINETKNKVWHGKVKLADTFFKRFKGLMLTPNINYALVFILPAETRTNASIHMFFMFQSIDVIFLNSAREVVDFKKAKPWRVYMPRDAAKYIIEGPVGIIKALDVEIGDKINWIVEDEKGKAVPLPSNVINGVSFKKINGTISLAEPKPKLKEP
- a CDS encoding iron ABC transporter permease; translation: MKKFIALIFSSIVLVLIGIAFGSVSLSPSQILSAFTLENLKLAVYSPEKLDTTETIILQIRLPRVLLAYLVGLSLASAGTASQAFFKNPLADPYILGISGGAAVGVALAALYSPMHMGAFALIGALISVTIVYNISKINGHIPVDTLLLAGIAFGFFAHAVTSYLLYVGRERIHLAIFWLMGTFNGTTWDDVKLVLISSVVGFSFLMFKWKELNLLLFGEESIALGLDLNFYRKIIIFVISLLTAFAVATSGIIGFVGLVSPHAMRLVFGPNHKKLLPAAALFGGSLMVFADLLARIILKPAEIPVGIVTALFGAPFFIYLLMKRKRGELYA
- a CDS encoding 2-oxoacid:ferredoxin oxidoreductase subunit gamma, whose product is MQIRLAGIGGQGVVLAGVILGEAAAIEGLNVVQTQDYSSASRGGHSIADVIISKEPIYNLIVTKADVLVALAQLGYNTTKDSLKEDGLLIVDTDLVKPDREFIGAPFTRIAEETTGLALTVNMVALGYLVAKTGVVKKESVEEAIRRRVPKGTEEINLKAFRVGYEEGLK
- a CDS encoding nucleotidyltransferase domain-containing protein; this translates as MAFLECIKKQIIQDTRLKNELYSLILYGSFVRGDFIENVSDLDFFAVIVKDESVISKLKQILEYCTKEINAVEVDLAWEYLENISDPLSKGVPFKFLTIYQEDFLENHIVVYGKDIADILPEYKFEDLLGWRIERILKLIKRSKGNSKLMHILAGETVRLLALINGAKSLKKNDIMNILEKIRDEDALEIYKAYLDGRKLKFDEEFLVKFIEARSKKIKKASSDSPPLGAI